The following are encoded together in the Lactuca sativa cultivar Salinas chromosome 1, Lsat_Salinas_v11, whole genome shotgun sequence genome:
- the LOC111886007 gene encoding uncharacterized protein LOC111886007: MDESQDHSKTIVPYVMSQVSQRSSVIDVNEGLIMGHIEEVCKGNLGNLAEEPISEDIDGQKSVRLDEFEAFTDDYSTYAEFDAEYSVPNGEDNQVEMEILEGMVSDDSGDAFYSENEDGFDYNGDDSDDSDYIVHESNLQFDVDVDMSEFQSAVVVDEHGILNKQTERFNEDERTKMLKDLCRSTPCSHGEIHLKPYRVGQCFKTKKEVVEYMHAHAVNTRRSLYLAKNDKIRIRVKCGGVVGQSTETVQCGGPSTRSKVKCKGQSTETVQCGGPSTRSKVKCKGKNVISKKGKCPWAVQISRPDENTDWLVKTSNPKIPIKALHEELCKKLELGMPVQKVGRAKQMVECVISGDYQLQYGYLKDYALELLNTNPGSTVRIDVYSEPSLSTTTRTFRRIYVCLGALKLGFKAGLRDFLGVDGTFLKGSYPGQVLTAVGLDLNNGIYPVAYAVVEAETTSSWTWFMELLGEDLELGANSNFTFISDRQKGIIPAVAKVFPNAEHRFCLRHIQENLKKQWKGKELSDMVWECGRATTLNHFKYAMDQLKKMNDEAHAWLCKIPAETWSKSHFSGRAHTDCLLNNLCEVFNAKIEEGRDKPIITCLEYIREYLMKRLCVVQKEIDKCQGELSTTATIILEEIKTQAAKYVAKYNGAGKYQVASTWQDQHDVSTIWNKIENGEDAPDVEDWVHPCYKLSTWRAMYLNKIDPINGRSMWPKSDCPFTLTPPKHHTQVGRPKKKRKRGVDEPNSQTTKLSRKFIAVTSSKCHNKGHNSRTCKGQRGISEVGSKGKTHGKGKTQAKGKTQGKGKGNLGNSVK; encoded by the exons ATGGATGAAAGTCAGGATCATTCAAAAACTATTGTTCCATATGTTATGTCTCAAGTTAGCCAACGAAGTAGTGTCATTGATGTGAATGAAGGATTGATCATGGGCCACATAGAAGAAGTGTGTAAGGGCAATTTAGGCAATCTTGCAGAGGAACCAATTTCTGAAGATATTGATGGACAAAAAAGTGTAAGACTCGATGAATTTGAAGCATTTACAGATGATTATTCAACTTATGCTGAATTTGATGCTGAGTACAGTGTACCAAATGGTGAAGACAATCAAGTAGAAATGGAAATTCTAGAGGGCATGGTAAGTGATGACAGTGGAGATGCTTTCTATAGTGAGAATGAAGATGGTTTTGATTATAATGGAGATGATTCTGATGATAGTGACTACATTGTACATGAGTCTAACTTGCAATTTGATGTGGATGTAGACATGAGTGAATTCCAAAGTGCTGTGGTTGTAGATGAACATGGAATTTTAAACAAGCAAACCGAAA GATTTAATGAAGATGAAAGGACAAAAATGCTTAAGGATTTGTGTAGGTCAACTCCATGCTCACATGGGGAGATCCATTTAAAACCATATAGGGTGGGGCAGTGTTtcaaaacaaagaaggaagttGTGGAGTACATGCATGCACATGCTGTAAATACAAGGAGGTCCCTATACTTAGCAAAAAATGATAAAATCAGGATAAGGGTCAAATGTGGAGGTGTTGTGGGCCAATCTACTGAAACAGTTCAATGTGGTGGGCCATCAACAAGAAGTAAGGTAAAGTGCAAAGGACAATCTACTGAAACAGTTCAATGTGGTGGGCCATCAACTAGAAGTAAGGTAAAGTGCAAGGGCAAAAATGTGATTAGTAAAAAAGGAAAATGTCCTTGGGCAGTCCAAATCTCGAGGCCAGATGAGAATACAGATTGGTTGGTGAAAACA AGTAACCCTAAAATTCCAATCAAAGCTTTACACGAGGAGTTGTGTAAGAAGCTGGAGCTTGGTATGCCAGTTCAAAAGGTTGGTAGGGCAAAGCAAATGGTTGAATGTGTGATTAGTGGGGACTACCAACTTCAATATGGGTATCTGAAGGATTATGCTTTGGAACTGCTAAACACAAATCCTGGTTCAACTGTTCGGATAGATGTGTATTCTGAACCATCATTGTCGACTACTACAAGAACTTTTAGAAGAATATATGTATGTCTAGGTGCATTGAAGTTGGGATTCAAAGCTGGGTTAAGGGATTTCCTGGGAGTTGATGGTACATTCTTGAAAGGCTCATATCCTGGGCAGGTACTAACTGCTGTGGGTCTAGACTTAAATAATGGAATATACCCTGTAGCATATGCAGTGGTAGAGGCTGAGACAACTAGTTCTTGGACCTGGTTCATGGAACTGTTAGGAGAAGACTTGGAATTGGGAGCAAATTCAAATTTTACCTTCATTTCTGAtagacaaaag GGGATAATACCAGCAGTTGCAAAGGTATTTCCCAATGCAGAACATAGGTTTTGTTTGAGGCATATTCAGGAGAATTTGAAGAAACAATGGAAAGGAAAAGAGTTGAGTGACATGGTTTGGGAATGTGGTAGAGCAACAACATTAAATCACTTTAAATATGCAATGGATCAGTTGAAGAAAATGAATGATGAAGCTCATGCTTGGTTGTGTAAGATTCCTGCAGAGACATGGTCTAAATCTCACTTCAGTG GTAGGGCACACACTGATTGTTTGTTGAATAATCTTTGTGAGGTATTCAATGCTAAGATAGAGGAAGGTAGGGATAAACCAATCATCACCTGCTTAGAGTATATTAGAGAGTATCTCATGAAGAGATTGTGTGTTGTGCAAAAGGAAATAGATAAGTGTCAAGGGGAACTAAGTACTACTGCAACTATAATTTTAGAGGAGATTAAGACTCAAGCAGCAAAGTATGTAGCTAAGTATAATGGGGCAGGAAAGTACCAAGTTGCAAGCACATGGCAGGATCA GCATGATGTTTCTACTATATGGAACAAAATTGAAAATGGAGAAGATGCCCCTGATGTTGAGGATTGGGTCCATCCTTGCTATAAGTTATCAACATGGAGAGCCATGTATCTGAACAAAATTGATCCAATAAATGGTCGTTCAATGTGGCCAAAAAGTGATTGTCCATTCACTTTAACTCCACCAAAACATCACACACAG GTTGGGAGGCCAAAAAAGAAGAGAAAGAGAGGTGTTGATGAGCCCAACAGCCAAACCACTAAATTAAGCAGGAAATTTATTGCAGTCacttcttcaaagtgtcataacaagGGGCACAATTCCAGAACATGTAAAGGGCAGAGAGGCATTAGTGAAGTTGGATCAAAGGGGAAGACACATGGAAAAGGGAAGACACAGGCAAAGGGTAAGAcacaaggaaaaggaaagggTAATTTAGGAAATTCTGTTAAGTAG